In one window of Nocardioides panacisoli DNA:
- a CDS encoding thioesterase family protein, with protein MAYFERTGDHAFTATTATGGAWQVDEQHIAPAMGLLTHLVEEDRRARGRDDLVLGRLGFDILGPVPVAPVETSVRTVRPGRSIELVEARMAHAGRDVLVLRAWLLQPRDTTAVAGPDPTPLPGPDAMAPWDPTTVWPGGFIASIEVRRAQVAPGRATYWARTEVPLVDGDVSPVARVAGLFDIANGMTVRENPAVVAFPNLDLTAHLHRVPTPGWLGFDTTVTFGADGLGLTSSVLHDLEGPFGVVNQTLTVRPSPSAPPSPATPRG; from the coding sequence ATGGCCTACTTCGAGCGCACCGGTGACCACGCCTTCACCGCGACCACCGCCACCGGTGGCGCCTGGCAGGTCGACGAGCAGCACATCGCCCCCGCGATGGGGCTGCTCACCCACCTGGTCGAGGAGGACCGACGGGCCCGCGGACGCGACGACCTCGTGCTCGGACGGCTCGGCTTCGACATCCTCGGCCCCGTGCCCGTGGCGCCCGTGGAGACCAGCGTCCGGACCGTCCGCCCGGGACGCAGCATCGAGCTGGTCGAGGCGAGGATGGCGCACGCCGGTCGCGACGTGCTGGTGCTCCGGGCGTGGTTGCTCCAACCGCGCGACACCACGGCGGTCGCCGGCCCCGACCCCACCCCCCTGCCCGGTCCGGACGCGATGGCGCCCTGGGACCCGACCACCGTCTGGCCCGGTGGCTTCATCGCCTCCATCGAGGTGCGCCGCGCCCAGGTGGCGCCGGGGCGCGCGACCTACTGGGCGCGCACCGAGGTGCCCCTCGTGGACGGCGACGTGTCGCCCGTCGCGCGGGTGGCGGGCCTGTTCGACATCGCCAACGGCATGACGGTGCGCGAGAACCCGGCCGTCGTGGCCTTCCCCAACCTCGACCTGACCGCGCACCTCCATCGCGTGCCCACGCCGGGCTGGCTGGGTTTCGACACCACCGTGACCTTCGGCGCCGACGGGCTCGGGCTCACCAGCAGCGTGCTGCACGACCTCGAGGGTCCCTTCGGCGTGGTCAACCAGACGTTGACGGTCCGCCCGTCGCCCAGCGCTCCGCCGTCGCCCGCCACGCCTCGAGGGTGA
- a CDS encoding GNAT family N-acetyltransferase, whose product MSTIRMREVDPEADADLLHAWVTADRARFWGMQEETRDGVRDIYTYIGSQPHLSAHFLEVAGEDRPLALLQTYDPAVEEIGRFYDRRPGDLGIHALLPDDPARSGRTPELVAFAMEALFARDGVRRIVLEPDVANEKSVALAEALGAERGPRTRVVTSYLDKEAQFFFLTLEAWRATAERWATGGPSTSG is encoded by the coding sequence ATGAGCACCATCCGGATGCGCGAGGTCGACCCCGAGGCCGACGCCGACCTGCTCCACGCCTGGGTGACGGCCGACCGCGCCCGCTTCTGGGGCATGCAGGAGGAGACGCGCGACGGCGTTCGCGACATCTACACCTACATCGGGTCCCAGCCGCACCTCTCCGCCCACTTCCTCGAGGTGGCGGGAGAGGACCGGCCGCTGGCGCTGCTGCAGACCTACGACCCCGCCGTGGAGGAGATCGGCCGGTTCTACGACCGGCGCCCCGGGGACCTCGGCATCCACGCCCTGCTGCCCGACGACCCGGCGCGGTCGGGACGCACGCCGGAGCTGGTGGCCTTCGCCATGGAGGCACTCTTCGCACGCGACGGCGTACGCCGCATCGTGCTGGAGCCGGACGTCGCCAACGAGAAGTCGGTCGCTCTCGCCGAGGCGCTCGGTGCCGAGCGGGGACCACGCACGCGCGTGGTGACGTCGTACCTGGACAAGGAGGCCCAGTTCTTCTTCCTCACCCTCGAGGCGTGGCGGGCGACGGCGGAGCGCTGGGCGACGGGCGGACCGTCAACGTCTGGTTGA
- a CDS encoding penicillin acylase family protein, producing the protein MITRNEHGIPWIRADSLTAVAREQGRAIARDRAWQLDLERRRGEGRVAELLGPAAVEWDTFARRAALADTARRAHDGLAEEPQAFVAAYAEGVNDAIAEGVVAPELDALGVAPGTWQPWTPLAVFWVQHVMFGSFPSKLWRHHVRSVVGDDPLRLLRHEGLLGGSNAFVLGGGRTATGMPLVAGDPHRVIEDPGIYAQVRLTCTDPDDAFDVVGLAFAGVPGVQHFGHAGDVAWAITNAVADTHDLYVEAGEPMREHAEEIAVAGAAPVRITVARTDRGPIVVDRRGERLSLRTPADVLGDLGAAAFPALLRARSVADVESAFAAWVDPVNNVLAADRSGGAAHFVAGRVPDRGRSLRRAPRAGEGGHGWHGWVDTLPHRTVGPEEAAVTANQRSGPGYEVLGEEFAPPFRADRIEALLRAGTHTAAGAAAVLGDVRQNAADRLLELVGDLTALPAEAMLLRRRLLDWNRQMTAVSRDAAAYVALREAVVRRVCEAPALAGLAGGSPYGQMYAAWFDLAGRVQLALPTILAAERPFGLDLPAVVRDAVVEVAEDVPPPPWGERHRFHALHGTAQVGLEGPPGPATPMPGDTECVLAAASAPGSGVTARGPVARYVWDLADRDRSRWAVPLGASGLRADPHHADQHDTWAAGGTFPITWPDTEEEP; encoded by the coding sequence ATGATCACCCGCAACGAGCACGGCATCCCGTGGATCCGCGCCGACTCCCTGACCGCGGTGGCCCGGGAGCAGGGGCGAGCGATCGCCCGCGACCGGGCGTGGCAGCTGGACCTCGAACGGCGGCGCGGCGAGGGACGCGTCGCGGAGCTGCTCGGGCCGGCGGCCGTGGAGTGGGACACCTTCGCCCGCCGTGCCGCGCTGGCCGACACCGCCCGACGGGCCCACGACGGACTGGCCGAGGAGCCGCAGGCCTTCGTGGCGGCGTACGCCGAGGGCGTCAACGACGCGATCGCCGAGGGCGTCGTGGCCCCGGAGCTCGATGCGCTCGGCGTCGCCCCGGGCACGTGGCAGCCCTGGACGCCGCTGGCGGTCTTCTGGGTGCAGCACGTGATGTTCGGCTCCTTCCCCAGCAAGCTCTGGCGCCACCACGTGCGCAGCGTGGTCGGCGACGACCCGTTGCGGCTGCTCCGGCACGAGGGCCTCCTGGGTGGCAGCAATGCCTTCGTGCTCGGTGGTGGGCGCACGGCGACGGGGATGCCGTTGGTCGCCGGTGACCCGCACCGGGTGATCGAGGACCCGGGGATCTACGCCCAGGTGCGGCTGACCTGCACCGACCCCGATGACGCCTTCGACGTGGTGGGTCTCGCCTTCGCCGGGGTGCCGGGCGTCCAGCACTTCGGTCATGCCGGCGACGTCGCGTGGGCCATCACCAATGCGGTCGCCGACACCCACGACCTCTACGTCGAGGCTGGAGAACCCATGCGGGAGCACGCGGAGGAGATCGCAGTGGCCGGTGCCGCCCCGGTGCGGATCACGGTGGCCCGCACGGACCGGGGCCCGATCGTGGTCGACCGTCGCGGGGAGCGACTGAGCCTGCGGACACCCGCGGACGTCCTCGGGGACCTGGGGGCCGCTGCCTTCCCCGCCCTGCTGCGCGCCCGGAGCGTGGCCGACGTCGAGTCCGCCTTCGCCGCCTGGGTCGACCCCGTCAACAACGTCCTCGCCGCGGACCGCTCGGGCGGTGCCGCGCACTTCGTGGCGGGCCGGGTCCCCGACCGCGGGAGGTCGCTGCGACGGGCGCCGCGAGCGGGGGAGGGCGGCCACGGCTGGCACGGTTGGGTGGACACGCTCCCGCACCGGACCGTCGGACCGGAGGAGGCGGCCGTCACCGCGAACCAACGCTCCGGGCCGGGGTACGAGGTGCTGGGTGAGGAGTTCGCACCGCCCTTCCGCGCCGACCGGATCGAGGCCCTGCTGCGCGCCGGTACCCACACCGCGGCGGGCGCTGCGGCCGTGCTCGGCGACGTGCGACAGAACGCGGCCGACCGGCTCCTCGAGCTCGTCGGCGACCTCACCGCGCTGCCGGCGGAGGCCATGCTGCTGCGCCGGCGGCTGCTGGACTGGAACCGTCAGATGACCGCCGTCAGCCGGGACGCGGCGGCGTACGTCGCGCTCCGCGAGGCCGTCGTGCGCCGGGTGTGCGAGGCGCCGGCGCTGGCCGGCCTGGCGGGCGGGTCGCCCTACGGGCAGATGTACGCCGCGTGGTTCGACCTCGCCGGCCGCGTGCAGCTCGCGTTGCCCACGATCCTGGCGGCGGAGCGGCCCTTCGGGCTGGACCTGCCCGCAGTGGTGCGCGACGCCGTCGTCGAGGTCGCCGAGGACGTCCCGCCGCCCCCGTGGGGTGAGCGCCACCGGTTCCATGCCCTCCATGGCACGGCGCAGGTCGGGTTGGAGGGTCCTCCGGGACCGGCGACTCCGATGCCGGGGGACACCGAGTGCGTGCTCGCCGCGGCCTCCGCCCCCGGGAGCGGAGTGACCGCGCGCGGACCGGTGGCCCGCTACGTGTGGGACCTCGCGGACCGTGACCGCAGCCGTTGGGCGGTCCCGCTCGGTGCCAGCGGCCTGCGAGCAGACCCGCACCATGCCGACCAGCACGACACCTGGGCCGCGGGCGGGACCTTCCCGATCACCTGGCCCGACACCGAGGAGGAGCCATGA
- a CDS encoding GNAT family N-acetyltransferase, with amino-acid sequence MSRFTLEPVDVDRDTALLHRWLTHPRSAFWMMQDWSAADVHAEQSAIRDDPHQHAWLGRDRGRPAFLVETYDPAHSPLADLPELRTGDLGMHVLVAPPEGEPERGYTSEVFRAVMEFCFADTSVRRVVVEPDADNRPIRAKNVAAGFVEVREVALPDKTAMLSTCTREDFADAAAVDHLTPYALEQAQRHLVAKAIAEYAHERLIAPTPVGDGTFVLQTSRAEYEFTARQHALEHWVVDAASLVRRVRGEESPLDAQALVAELAPTLGIPDQLLPVYLEEIAATLAAAAWKHTRSTRTTADLVAAVGPAADTAVGFQVVESSMTEGHPAFVANNGRIGFGVDDYHRYAPETAAPVHLEWLAVRRSLGHLTTGDGVAEDDLVEAELGAARVEQFRRRLEALGLPPQEYRFLPVHPWQWRDKLAISFAPDVARRDLVHLGRGEDEHQAQQSIRTFFNATRPTRHYVKVALSIQNMGFMRGLSPAYMEATPAINDWVAATVHDDPVLRELGVDVLREVAAGGYTGDAFHAHGQRSAHQKMLAALWRESPVAKVAPEEGLATMASLLHRDRHGSAFATGLVKASPLSAQDWVRTYLRAYLVPLVHCLYAYDLAFMPHGENLVMVLRDHVPVRMFLKDIGEEVAVMGDLPLPAEVERIRADVPEEMRPLAIHTDVLDGFLRHLAAILDEDGVLPATEFWAIARTLVREHAEQHPELADAAARYDLFAPRFRHSCLNRLQLRNTLEMVDITDQADSLLFAGTLANPLA; translated from the coding sequence ATGAGCCGCTTCACCCTGGAACCGGTCGACGTCGACCGTGACACCGCGCTGCTGCACCGCTGGCTGACCCACCCGCGATCGGCCTTCTGGATGATGCAGGACTGGTCGGCGGCCGACGTGCACGCCGAGCAGTCCGCCATCCGCGACGACCCCCACCAGCACGCCTGGCTGGGTCGCGACCGTGGCCGGCCGGCCTTCCTGGTCGAGACCTACGACCCGGCGCACTCACCGCTGGCCGACCTTCCCGAGCTGCGGACGGGCGACCTCGGCATGCACGTGCTCGTCGCACCGCCGGAGGGGGAGCCCGAGCGGGGCTACACCAGCGAGGTGTTCCGCGCCGTCATGGAGTTCTGCTTCGCCGACACCTCCGTGCGACGCGTCGTGGTCGAACCCGACGCCGACAACCGACCGATCCGGGCCAAGAACGTGGCCGCGGGCTTCGTCGAGGTCCGCGAGGTGGCCCTGCCGGACAAGACCGCGATGCTCTCCACCTGCACCCGGGAGGACTTCGCCGACGCCGCGGCCGTCGACCATCTCACGCCGTACGCCCTGGAGCAGGCGCAGCGGCACCTGGTCGCCAAGGCGATCGCCGAGTACGCCCACGAGCGCCTCATCGCGCCCACCCCCGTCGGCGACGGGACCTTCGTGCTGCAGACCAGCCGGGCGGAGTACGAGTTCACCGCGCGGCAGCACGCGTTGGAGCACTGGGTCGTCGACGCCGCCTCGCTCGTCCGACGGGTCCGCGGGGAGGAGTCCCCGCTGGACGCCCAGGCGCTGGTCGCGGAGCTCGCCCCGACGCTCGGCATCCCCGACCAGCTGCTGCCGGTCTACCTCGAGGAGATCGCGGCCACGCTCGCCGCCGCGGCGTGGAAGCACACCCGCTCCACCCGCACCACCGCCGACCTCGTCGCCGCGGTCGGACCGGCCGCCGACACCGCCGTCGGATTCCAGGTCGTCGAGTCGTCGATGACCGAGGGACACCCGGCGTTCGTGGCCAACAACGGGCGCATCGGGTTCGGCGTCGACGACTACCACCGCTACGCCCCGGAGACCGCCGCACCGGTGCACCTGGAGTGGCTCGCCGTACGTCGCAGCCTGGGTCACCTGACCACCGGTGACGGCGTCGCGGAGGACGACCTGGTCGAGGCCGAGCTGGGTGCTGCCCGGGTCGAGCAGTTCCGACGCCGGCTCGAGGCGCTCGGGCTGCCTCCGCAGGAGTACCGCTTCCTGCCGGTGCACCCCTGGCAGTGGCGCGACAAGCTGGCCATCAGCTTCGCCCCCGACGTGGCCCGCCGCGACCTGGTCCACCTGGGTCGCGGCGAGGACGAGCACCAGGCGCAGCAGTCGATCCGCACCTTCTTCAACGCGACGCGGCCGACCCGGCACTACGTGAAGGTCGCCCTGTCCATCCAGAACATGGGGTTCATGCGTGGCCTGTCACCGGCCTACATGGAGGCGACGCCGGCCATCAACGACTGGGTCGCCGCGACGGTGCACGACGACCCCGTGCTGCGGGAGCTGGGGGTGGACGTGCTGCGGGAGGTCGCCGCGGGCGGCTACACCGGGGACGCCTTCCACGCCCACGGCCAGCGGTCGGCCCACCAGAAGATGCTGGCGGCGCTGTGGCGCGAGAGCCCCGTCGCCAAGGTGGCACCGGAGGAGGGACTCGCCACGATGGCGTCGCTGCTCCACCGCGACCGCCACGGCTCCGCGTTCGCGACGGGGCTGGTGAAGGCCTCCCCGCTCAGCGCCCAGGACTGGGTCCGCACCTACCTGCGGGCATACCTGGTCCCGCTCGTGCACTGCCTCTACGCCTACGACCTCGCGTTCATGCCCCACGGTGAGAACCTGGTCATGGTGCTGCGCGACCACGTGCCGGTGCGGATGTTCCTCAAGGACATCGGGGAGGAGGTGGCGGTCATGGGTGACCTGCCGCTGCCCGCCGAGGTGGAGCGGATCCGGGCCGACGTGCCCGAGGAGATGCGTCCGCTCGCGATCCACACCGACGTGCTCGACGGCTTCCTGCGCCACCTCGCGGCCATCCTCGACGAGGACGGCGTGCTGCCGGCGACCGAGTTCTGGGCCATCGCCCGGACCCTGGTCCGCGAGCACGCCGAGCAGCACCCCGAGCTCGCCGACGCCGCGGCGCGCTACGACCTGTTCGCCCCGAGGTTCCGGCACAGCTGCCTCAACCGACTGCAGCTGCGCAACACCCTGGAGATGGTCGACATCACCGACCAGGCCGACTCCCTCCTCTTCGCCGGCACGCTCGCCAACCCGCTCGCATGA
- a CDS encoding lysine N(6)-hydroxylase/L-ornithine N(5)-oxygenase family protein: MTTTHDFVAIGLGPFNLGLACLTEPVDGLDGVFLEARDHFDWHPGMMLPEATLQVPFLADLVTMADPTSPYSFLNYLKETGRLYSFYIRESFYPLRREYNQYCQWAASRLATVRFGRPVVRVEHDGSTYVVTSATGEVFRGRRLVLGTGTTPHVPDALTGVLDDDAVVHSASYLDHRATLQQCDSIAVVGSGQSAAEVYADLLGGIDECDYQLTWLTRSPRFFPMEYTKLTLEMTSPEYTRYFQGLDPTTRRELLRDQRSLYKGISADTVDEIFDQLYARDVSGGTDTTLLTATEVVGARRDGDRIRLDLHHVEADRDFEISAEALVLATGYRAEVPAFLTPISDRIRWDAEGRYRVSEGYAVDHGGEEVYVQNGEEHTHGFVAPDLGMGAFRNSVIINQLAGREVYRVEERIAFQEFGVPERFRTDAGDRATVEVGR; the protein is encoded by the coding sequence ATGACCACGACCCACGACTTCGTCGCCATCGGTCTCGGCCCGTTCAACCTGGGCCTCGCGTGCCTGACCGAGCCCGTGGACGGCCTCGACGGCGTCTTCCTGGAGGCCCGCGACCACTTCGACTGGCACCCCGGGATGATGCTGCCGGAGGCCACCCTCCAGGTGCCGTTCCTCGCCGACCTGGTGACGATGGCCGACCCGACGTCGCCGTACTCGTTCCTCAACTACCTCAAGGAGACCGGGCGGCTGTACTCCTTCTACATCCGGGAGTCGTTCTACCCGTTGCGGCGCGAGTACAACCAGTACTGCCAGTGGGCCGCGTCACGGCTCGCCACCGTCCGCTTCGGCCGGCCGGTCGTGCGCGTCGAGCACGACGGGAGCACCTACGTCGTCACCTCGGCCACGGGGGAGGTGTTCCGTGGCCGGCGCCTCGTCCTGGGCACCGGCACGACGCCCCACGTGCCCGACGCCCTCACCGGGGTATTGGACGACGACGCCGTCGTCCACTCGGCGTCCTACCTCGACCACAGGGCCACGCTGCAGCAGTGCGACTCCATCGCGGTCGTGGGCAGCGGCCAGTCCGCCGCCGAGGTGTACGCCGACCTGCTGGGTGGGATCGACGAGTGCGACTACCAGCTGACCTGGCTGACGCGCTCGCCGCGGTTCTTCCCGATGGAGTACACCAAGCTCACCCTGGAGATGACCTCCCCGGAGTACACCCGTTACTTCCAGGGCCTCGACCCGACCACGCGGCGCGAGCTGCTGCGCGACCAGCGCAGCCTGTACAAGGGCATCAGTGCCGACACCGTGGACGAGATCTTCGACCAGCTCTACGCCCGCGACGTCTCCGGTGGCACCGACACCACGTTGCTCACGGCGACGGAGGTCGTCGGGGCTCGGCGCGACGGCGACCGGATCCGGCTCGACCTGCACCACGTCGAGGCCGACCGGGACTTCGAGATCTCCGCCGAGGCGCTCGTGCTCGCCACGGGCTACCGCGCGGAGGTGCCGGCGTTCCTCACCCCGATCAGCGACCGCATCCGCTGGGACGCTGAGGGCCGCTACCGGGTGAGCGAGGGGTACGCCGTCGACCACGGCGGCGAGGAGGTCTACGTCCAGAACGGTGAGGAGCACACGCACGGCTTCGTGGCGCCGGACCTGGGCATGGGCGCCTTCCGCAACTCGGTGATCATCAACCAGCTGGCGGGTCGCGAGGTCTACCGGGTCGAGGAGCGCATCGCGTTCCAGGAGTTCGGGGTCCCCGAGCGCTTCCGCACCGATGCTGGGGACCGCGCCACGGTGGAGGTGGGCCGATGA
- a CDS encoding pyridoxal phosphate-dependent decarboxylase family protein, whose protein sequence is MSEALRTVIDQLGAVNGPVSGLTPSQAAPPVGEVDLDHPLGSTAAAVEEVTRLWMRDAVWFHEPRYAAHLNCPIVIPALAAEVLLTAVNSSLDTFDQSVGGTFIERHLIDWTAARIGFEGAHAAGDGPVADGVFTSGGSQSNLQALVCARGRAERRGVTADRMRILASGDGHFSVQKSARLMGLPDAAVVPVPVDHDRRMDVVELGRLLQRLHEQGEVPIAVVATAGTTDFGAIDDLRSIGALCRAAETWCHVDAAYGGGLLTSARHRHRLAGIELADSVTVDYHKTFFQPVSSSAVLVRDRDDLAAVSWHADYLNPADSDRPNQVDKSLQTTRRFDALKLWLTLRTMGADTIGEYLDAVIALTGQLHEAVRDLADVEVAAPPQLSTLVFRYAPPGLGEEATGELNRRIRSVLFHRGSAVVAATRVDGRQFLKMTLLNPKATFDDLIGIIDEVRVVGEDLHSRDGNAVGVGGAR, encoded by the coding sequence ATGTCGGAGGCCCTGCGCACCGTCATCGACCAGCTGGGAGCGGTGAACGGCCCCGTCTCGGGCCTGACGCCCTCCCAGGCGGCTCCGCCGGTGGGGGAGGTGGACCTCGACCACCCGCTGGGGTCCACGGCCGCCGCGGTGGAGGAGGTGACCCGGCTGTGGATGCGCGACGCCGTCTGGTTCCACGAGCCGCGGTACGCCGCGCACCTCAACTGTCCGATCGTGATCCCGGCGCTGGCCGCCGAGGTGCTCCTCACGGCGGTCAACAGCTCCCTGGACACCTTCGACCAGAGCGTCGGCGGGACCTTCATCGAGCGCCACCTCATCGACTGGACCGCCGCGCGGATCGGCTTCGAGGGCGCCCACGCCGCGGGTGACGGCCCCGTGGCGGACGGCGTCTTCACCAGCGGTGGCTCCCAGTCCAACCTGCAGGCACTGGTGTGCGCCCGGGGCCGTGCCGAGCGGCGGGGGGTGACCGCCGACCGGATGCGGATCCTCGCCTCCGGTGACGGCCACTTCTCGGTGCAGAAGTCGGCACGGCTGATGGGGTTGCCCGACGCCGCGGTGGTCCCGGTGCCGGTGGACCACGACCGACGCATGGACGTCGTGGAGCTCGGCCGCCTGCTGCAGCGGCTCCACGAGCAGGGCGAGGTGCCGATCGCGGTGGTGGCGACTGCGGGGACGACGGACTTCGGTGCGATCGACGACCTGCGCTCCATCGGCGCGCTGTGCCGCGCCGCCGAGACCTGGTGCCACGTCGATGCGGCGTACGGCGGCGGCCTGCTCACCTCGGCCCGTCACCGCCACCGCCTGGCCGGCATCGAGCTGGCCGACTCGGTCACCGTCGACTACCACAAGACGTTCTTCCAGCCGGTGTCCTCCAGTGCCGTCCTCGTGCGCGACCGCGACGACCTCGCCGCGGTGAGCTGGCACGCGGACTACCTCAACCCGGCGGACTCCGATCGTCCCAACCAGGTCGACAAGAGCCTGCAGACCACGCGCCGCTTCGACGCGCTGAAGCTCTGGCTCACCCTGCGGACGATGGGGGCCGACACGATCGGCGAGTACCTCGACGCGGTGATCGCGCTGACCGGGCAGCTCCACGAGGCGGTGCGCGACCTCGCCGACGTGGAGGTCGCTGCTCCGCCGCAGCTGAGCACGCTGGTGTTCCGCTACGCACCACCGGGCCTGGGGGAGGAGGCGACCGGTGAGCTGAACCGGCGGATCCGGTCGGTGCTCTTCCACCGCGGCAGCGCCGTCGTCGCGGCCACCCGGGTCGACGGCCGCCAGTTCCTGAAGATGACCCTGCTCAACCCCAAGGCCACCTTCGACGACCTGATCGGGATCATCGACGAGGTCCGCGTGGTGGGGGAGGACCTCCACAGCCGGGACGGCAACGCCGTCGGTGTGGGAGGTGCCCGATGA
- a CDS encoding peptidylprolyl isomerase → MSTALPRTLAALLASAALLLAACGDDAQPEASDPASAADPTSESPTTDTDAGDDATQGGACEYPTAGDPAVEGVEPPPEEPSVSGDVAATLTTSVGEFGLTLDAEGTPCTVNSFVSLVEQDYFDGTQCHRLTDYKASGGQAGLKVLQCGDPTGSGAGGPGYTIPDELTGEETYPAGTLAMAKTSMPDSGGSQFFIVYDDSALPPDYTVFGTVDRATIRAVADVAKDGSNPPTDGAPNTTVTVEEASVTP, encoded by the coding sequence ATGTCGACCGCGCTCCCCCGCACCCTGGCCGCCCTGCTCGCCTCCGCCGCGCTCCTGCTGGCCGCCTGTGGTGACGACGCCCAACCGGAGGCCAGCGACCCCGCGAGCGCTGCCGACCCCACCAGCGAGTCACCGACCACGGACACGGATGCGGGTGACGACGCCACGCAGGGCGGCGCCTGCGAGTACCCGACGGCCGGCGACCCTGCCGTCGAGGGCGTCGAGCCGCCGCCCGAGGAGCCGTCCGTGTCCGGGGACGTCGCCGCCACCCTGACCACGTCGGTCGGGGAGTTCGGTCTCACCCTCGACGCGGAGGGCACCCCGTGCACCGTCAACTCCTTCGTCTCGCTGGTCGAACAGGACTACTTCGACGGCACCCAGTGCCACCGGCTCACCGACTACAAGGCCTCGGGCGGCCAGGCCGGCCTGAAGGTGCTGCAGTGCGGTGACCCGACGGGCAGCGGCGCCGGCGGTCCCGGCTACACGATCCCCGATGAGCTGACCGGCGAGGAGACCTATCCCGCCGGCACGCTGGCGATGGCCAAGACCAGCATGCCCGACTCCGGCGGCTCGCAGTTCTTCATCGTCTACGACGACTCCGCGCTGCCGCCGGACTACACCGTCTTCGGCACCGTCGACCGCGCCACGATCCGTGCGGTCGCCGACGTCGCGAAGGACGGCTCGAACCCGCCCACCGACGGTGCGCCCAACACGACCGTGACGGTCGAGGAGGCGTCCGTCACGCCGTGA
- a CDS encoding DNA recombination protein RmuC yields the protein MEILLLLVGLLAGVAVGWSARHATAPRPPSADELQARQDAVVTEVRREEEQARAEVAARLAAATASVEELRAALAAAREQYDQDATQRREAAAERERSEAGHTQVLKTLTPVAQQLQAMQRRVEELEQQRSEQHGALAEQLRHTQSSVAESKRAAETLASALSNNAVRGVWGETQLRTLVETAGLLQRVDFDLQASIEADSGARRPDMVVNLPGGKQMAVDAKVPYSSFIDAHRSGIDPEERQRLLGEHAKQVRRHVDALSQKSYWSGLAVSPEFTVAFIPNDQLLSVALETDPSLLDYSFGKGIVLATPANLWAILKTVAFTWRQEALTEDAQEVFDLGRQLYRRLGTLAEHAEKLRRSLERTVNSYNSFANSLESRVMVTARKLDRTDESALLPTPQTIDAAPRALTSGDFEALADLDRPELDLGLGTTADTVDAEVVEDPDSAAG from the coding sequence ATGGAGATCTTGCTGTTGCTCGTGGGCCTGCTCGCCGGTGTCGCCGTGGGGTGGTCGGCCCGTCACGCAACCGCTCCTCGCCCGCCCTCGGCGGACGAGCTCCAGGCCCGTCAGGACGCCGTCGTCACCGAGGTGCGTCGCGAGGAGGAGCAGGCGCGTGCCGAGGTCGCCGCCCGGCTCGCCGCCGCCACGGCCTCCGTCGAGGAGCTCCGGGCCGCGCTGGCGGCCGCACGCGAGCAGTACGACCAGGACGCCACCCAGCGCCGGGAGGCCGCCGCCGAGCGCGAGCGGTCCGAGGCCGGCCACACGCAGGTCCTCAAGACGCTCACCCCGGTGGCGCAGCAGTTGCAGGCCATGCAGCGACGCGTGGAGGAGCTGGAGCAGCAGCGGTCCGAGCAGCACGGCGCGCTGGCCGAGCAGCTGCGCCACACGCAGAGCTCGGTGGCCGAGTCCAAGCGCGCTGCCGAGACGCTCGCCTCGGCCCTGTCCAACAACGCCGTCCGGGGCGTGTGGGGCGAGACGCAGCTGCGGACGCTGGTGGAGACCGCCGGTCTGCTCCAGCGGGTGGACTTCGACCTGCAGGCCTCGATCGAGGCTGACTCCGGGGCGCGACGTCCCGACATGGTGGTCAACCTGCCGGGCGGCAAGCAGATGGCCGTGGACGCCAAGGTGCCCTACAGCTCCTTCATCGACGCCCACCGCTCCGGCATCGACCCCGAGGAGCGCCAGCGCCTGCTGGGCGAGCACGCCAAGCAGGTGCGCCGCCACGTCGACGCGCTGTCGCAGAAGAGCTACTGGAGCGGGCTGGCGGTCAGCCCGGAGTTCACGGTGGCCTTCATCCCCAACGACCAGCTGCTCTCGGTCGCACTGGAGACGGACCCCTCGCTGCTGGACTACTCCTTCGGCAAGGGGATCGTGCTGGCGACCCCGGCGAACCTGTGGGCGATCCTCAAGACGGTCGCCTTCACCTGGCGCCAGGAGGCGCTGACCGAGGATGCACAGGAGGTCTTCGACCTCGGCCGGCAGCTCTACCGCCGTCTGGGCACCCTGGCCGAGCACGCGGAGAAGCTGCGGCGCTCGCTCGAGCGCACGGTCAACAGCTACAACTCCTTCGCGAACTCACTGGAGTCGCGGGTCATGGTCACCGCCCGCAAGCTCGACCGGACCGACGAGTCCGCGCTGCTGCCGACGCCCCAGACCATCGATGCCGCGCCGCGGGCACTGACCAGCGGCGACTTCGAGGCGCTGGCCGACCTCGACCGACCCGAGCTGGACCTCGGCCTCGGGACCACCGCCGACACCGTCGACGCCGAGGTGGTCGAGGACCCCGACTCCGCCGCGGGCTGA